A region from the Halobacillus mangrovi genome encodes:
- the brnQ gene encoding branched-chain amino acid transport system II carrier protein has product MQQKTSFSTYAAIGTMLFGLFFGAGNLIFPIQLGQLAGTSFWPALIGFLVTAIGLPLMGILAIGLSGSQGLHDLASRVHPLFGTTFAIILYLTIGPFFAIPRTATVPYVVGFEPFIQSDHSSLWLALFSLLFFALVFYFSLNSAKVMDIIGKYLTPSFLLFLSILIITAIVKPMGSFGEPAGDYGTLPFMTGFKEGYNTMDALGALAFGIVVIHAIKRMGITDKKAIAETTWKSGLFAMGLMTLIYGLITYMGASSISVVGTLENGGLTFAAVSQHYFGAFGSILLAIIIVLACLKTSIGLIIACSEFFNTIYPKISYKTFVLILTLTSFIVANFGLTNIIQYAVPVLMFLYPLAIVLILLGLSSSLFKHKRSVYTGSMVLTLFVSTIDGYNALVGTIPGAAIHVIDKVSGFYYSYLPLYDIGLGWVLPAFIGAVLGYLWSSKNKTHSSVLQTNPGTQ; this is encoded by the coding sequence ATGCAACAAAAAACATCATTCTCTACTTACGCCGCCATTGGAACAATGCTTTTCGGGCTATTTTTTGGAGCTGGGAATTTAATCTTCCCTATCCAGCTTGGACAGCTTGCCGGGACTTCCTTTTGGCCTGCACTGATAGGATTTCTTGTAACTGCCATCGGTCTCCCACTTATGGGAATATTGGCAATTGGTCTTTCGGGCAGCCAGGGATTACACGATTTAGCGAGTCGGGTCCACCCCCTGTTCGGGACGACTTTTGCTATTATTCTTTATTTAACGATTGGACCTTTTTTCGCTATTCCCCGGACAGCCACTGTCCCGTATGTAGTAGGCTTTGAACCGTTCATTCAGTCTGATCACAGCAGTCTTTGGCTTGCTTTGTTCAGCTTGTTGTTCTTTGCCCTAGTCTTTTATTTTTCATTGAACTCCGCGAAAGTTATGGATATCATCGGAAAATACTTAACACCGTCTTTTTTATTGTTTTTATCTATATTAATTATTACGGCCATCGTTAAGCCGATGGGCAGTTTCGGAGAACCTGCAGGTGATTATGGCACGCTACCATTTATGACTGGATTTAAAGAGGGTTATAACACAATGGACGCACTAGGTGCGCTGGCCTTTGGGATTGTCGTTATCCATGCTATTAAGAGAATGGGAATTACAGATAAGAAGGCCATTGCAGAGACAACTTGGAAATCAGGCTTGTTCGCCATGGGTCTCATGACGCTGATTTACGGTTTAATTACGTACATGGGAGCCTCTAGTATTTCCGTTGTCGGTACTCTAGAAAATGGAGGGCTTACTTTTGCAGCTGTTTCCCAACATTATTTCGGCGCATTCGGTTCGATCTTACTAGCCATCATTATCGTCCTTGCCTGTTTAAAAACAAGCATCGGATTGATCATTGCTTGCAGTGAATTTTTCAATACCATCTATCCTAAAATCAGTTATAAGACATTCGTTCTGATTCTAACGCTAACGTCATTTATAGTCGCAAACTTCGGACTAACGAATATCATTCAATACGCCGTACCTGTGCTGATGTTCCTCTATCCACTCGCGATCGTCCTGATTTTATTAGGTCTCTCCTCGAGTCTATTTAAACATAAGCGCAGTGTTTATACTGGCTCTATGGTTTTGACGCTTTTCGTAAGTACCATTGATGGGTACAATGCTTTAGTAGGCACAATTCCAGGGGCTGCTATACATGTAATTGATAAGGTTAGCGGATTTTATTACTCCTACCTGCCACTATATGATATTGGACTGGGGTGGGTTCTTCCAGCCTTCATTGGAGCGGTTCTCGGGTATTTATGGAGTAGTAAAAATAAAACCCATTCATCGGTCCTTCAGACAAATCCAGGTACCCAATAG
- a CDS encoding ornithine cyclodeaminase family protein, with protein sequence MEVIQAEEITKKFSMKETMESIENFYLRKEENYISPDRMHIEDGDNTALLMPAFYGDYYATKLVGVAPENSSKGKDTIHGLMVLYDRKTMEPLFLCDAVAITSLRTGALGGLGMKHLSRQDAETLGIIGTGTQGWSHLESALVARDIKNVHIFNRTEEKAHQFKSKAEKEFPEVTFSVSPVEDLVKQSDIIVTTTTSPTPVLPELNESEWKGKQIVGVGSFRPAMQEISDQVLHMADEVYVDAASAFRESGDMIRAKELRSDLEDSWDLEKLIKNNHQLKSVEGKTIVFKSVGAAIFDLVVVQSIYERLYK encoded by the coding sequence ATGGAAGTTATTCAAGCAGAAGAAATCACAAAAAAATTCTCTATGAAAGAAACGATGGAAAGCATTGAGAACTTTTACTTGAGAAAAGAAGAGAACTACATTTCACCTGATCGTATGCATATTGAAGATGGGGATAATACGGCTTTACTTATGCCAGCATTCTATGGAGATTATTATGCGACAAAGTTAGTAGGTGTCGCCCCCGAAAACTCTAGCAAAGGTAAAGATACCATCCATGGATTAATGGTTTTATATGATCGAAAAACAATGGAACCTCTATTTTTGTGTGATGCAGTGGCCATTACCTCCTTACGTACGGGAGCCTTAGGCGGCCTTGGAATGAAACACCTTTCAAGACAAGATGCTGAAACATTAGGGATCATAGGCACTGGGACTCAAGGATGGAGCCATCTGGAGTCTGCACTGGTAGCAAGAGATATCAAGAATGTACATATTTTTAATCGCACAGAAGAAAAAGCTCACCAGTTCAAGTCAAAAGCAGAAAAAGAATTCCCTGAAGTCACTTTTTCCGTTTCTCCCGTAGAAGATTTAGTAAAACAATCAGATATTATCGTGACGACGACTACCTCTCCCACGCCGGTTCTACCTGAACTAAATGAGTCGGAGTGGAAAGGGAAACAAATTGTAGGAGTTGGGTCATTCCGTCCTGCTATGCAGGAAATTTCAGATCAAGTATTACATATGGCAGATGAAGTCTATGTAGATGCAGCTTCAGCTTTTCGTGAATCAGGTGATATGATACGTGCAAAAGAATTACGTTCGGACTTAGAAGACTCATGGGATCTCGAAAAATTAATCAAAAACAATCATCAACTAAAAAGTGTAGAAGGTAAAACCATTGTTTTTAAATCAGTGGGCGCTGCAATTTTCGACCTGGTCGTAGTCCAGTCCATATATGAAAGACTTTATAAGTAA
- a CDS encoding sodium:solute symporter family protein, giving the protein MQIMEATILAIYLIIMTVIGIWFAKRAHSSEGDYWTAGGKINSFVGSFAFFAAVASSSSLMGAVGSGVALGVPFLLAYGFGAVAIPSFAMFLISGQIRRTGVKTLPEFFKHRYGKSVQIVAAIIVVLSMTFYMIPQLTASGLIGSYVLGIDYVTAVIILGLGFTLYAALGGMWAITYTDLIQGAVMVIGMFILAVIILMDHGGVGTLIQDALAVDPQFGSITQPWMSYFGLFIAFLWFGVVSPSAVMRNFAARDAKTARRSALGACFLYVTVFIFGFVIASAGASLGIADTLENQDMIFISVIEHYMPALLAGVMLAGLLAAIMSSADAMLLAVAAGIAHDIYKEHINKKASEKTVTRLGLIVMILASIVGILFAIEPPQLIAVMVGWVSGAMLSAFGFPLVLGLWWKRTNTAGALAGMIGGTVTFIIMALLPFALVSEHLVSAPVSAILTIVVSLMTTPPSEAKQLEVDRYHMDINA; this is encoded by the coding sequence ATGCAGATAATGGAAGCAACCATTTTAGCAATCTACTTAATCATTATGACCGTTATAGGAATTTGGTTTGCCAAGCGGGCTCATTCATCAGAAGGAGACTATTGGACGGCTGGCGGTAAAATCAATAGCTTTGTTGGTTCCTTTGCCTTCTTCGCTGCTGTTGCAAGCTCGAGTTCGTTGATGGGAGCCGTTGGTTCTGGAGTCGCCCTTGGGGTGCCGTTTTTACTAGCCTATGGGTTTGGTGCCGTAGCCATCCCTTCCTTTGCTATGTTTTTAATCTCAGGACAAATTAGAAGAACAGGAGTAAAGACGTTACCTGAGTTTTTCAAGCATAGGTATGGCAAATCGGTGCAAATTGTAGCTGCGATTATAGTCGTACTTAGTATGACATTTTATATGATTCCACAATTGACCGCCTCTGGGCTTATCGGTTCTTATGTGCTGGGCATTGATTATGTAACAGCTGTCATTATTCTAGGGCTTGGTTTTACTTTGTATGCTGCACTGGGCGGCATGTGGGCCATTACATATACAGATTTGATCCAAGGAGCCGTTATGGTCATTGGAATGTTCATATTAGCTGTCATTATTTTGATGGATCATGGTGGTGTCGGTACGTTAATTCAAGATGCATTAGCTGTCGATCCTCAATTCGGTTCCATTACGCAGCCTTGGATGTCCTATTTCGGTTTGTTCATTGCTTTTTTATGGTTCGGAGTTGTCTCCCCTTCGGCAGTCATGAGGAACTTTGCCGCACGTGATGCAAAGACCGCTCGTCGCTCTGCATTAGGAGCTTGTTTCCTTTATGTAACCGTCTTTATCTTCGGGTTTGTCATTGCATCGGCCGGAGCAAGCCTCGGTATTGCCGACACACTAGAAAATCAGGATATGATTTTCATTTCCGTCATTGAACATTACATGCCTGCTTTATTAGCCGGAGTAATGTTAGCAGGATTATTGGCAGCCATCATGTCTTCTGCAGATGCGATGCTTTTAGCCGTAGCTGCTGGAATTGCCCACGATATTTATAAGGAACATATTAATAAGAAAGCTTCAGAAAAAACAGTCACTCGCTTAGGACTCATCGTAATGATCCTAGCTAGTATCGTAGGTATCCTCTTTGCTATCGAGCCCCCTCAATTGATTGCCGTTATGGTCGGCTGGGTAAGTGGAGCTATGCTATCCGCCTTTGGTTTCCCACTTGTTCTGGGGTTATGGTGGAAACGCACAAATACCGCTGGCGCTTTAGCAGGTATGATAGGGGGAACGGTTACTTTTATCATAATGGCATTGCTTCCTTTCGCATTAGTTTCCGAGCACCTGGTATCTGCTCCTGTTTCTGCAATTCTAACGATTGTTGTTAGTTTAATGACTACACCACCGTCTGAGGCTAAACAATTAGAAGTAGACCGTTATCATATGGACATAAATGCATAA
- a CDS encoding nuclear transport factor 2 family protein: MTQRQPNEPEFTNKERAVTFLKLVASGEVREAYRRYIAPDFIHHNPYFRGDSESLKLAMEENASNSPDKTFEVKRAMEERDLVAVHSHIKQNSEDIGAAVVHFFRFQDNQIVELWDVGQPIPEDSPNENGVF; this comes from the coding sequence ATGACCCAAAGACAGCCAAATGAACCTGAGTTCACCAACAAAGAAAGAGCAGTGACTTTTCTAAAGCTTGTTGCATCAGGAGAAGTTCGTGAAGCTTATCGACGTTATATAGCTCCTGATTTTATCCATCACAACCCTTATTTTCGCGGGGATTCCGAGTCCCTTAAGTTAGCAATGGAAGAAAACGCTTCAAATAGCCCTGACAAAACATTTGAAGTAAAGCGTGCGATGGAGGAGAGAGATCTTGTTGCCGTTCACTCGCATATAAAGCAAAACTCAGAAGACATTGGAGCTGCCGTCGTGCATTTTTTCCGGTTTCAAGATAATCAGATAGTTGAATTGTGGGATGTCGGTCAACCGATACCAGAAGATTCGCCGAATGAAAATGGGGTTTTTTAA
- a CDS encoding STAS domain-containing protein: MEFTFHDSDQLKDFFENNKLVFEGILLSEAVYVKDKIDEILHIGNIDLVNNAKKLVVYIIDEKDEDLKHFAKLEGIAWAQHSIEISFKLEWVQAIRRTIWTFIEEYNDLKKNSLGIEEFFHLEREINNRVDEFLNTFFINYTIYKDSLIKEQKELVENLSVPIIPIDSAICILPLIGDLDLHRVEIINEKVLDQISHLRIQHLIMDLSGVATMKGETIAELKKVIDGISMMGCETVITGLRKEIVREMTNVGIQFNRQTKTLGTLQQALNEYFVH, from the coding sequence ATGGAGTTTACTTTTCATGATTCAGACCAGCTAAAAGATTTTTTTGAAAATAATAAGCTGGTTTTTGAAGGCATTTTATTATCAGAAGCTGTCTATGTGAAAGATAAAATAGATGAAATTTTACATATTGGAAATATTGATCTTGTTAATAATGCAAAAAAATTAGTCGTTTACATTATTGATGAGAAAGATGAAGATCTAAAACACTTTGCAAAGCTGGAAGGGATTGCTTGGGCACAACATTCGATAGAAATATCGTTTAAATTAGAGTGGGTCCAGGCAATACGAAGAACAATTTGGACGTTTATAGAAGAGTATAACGACCTCAAAAAAAATAGCTTGGGTATTGAAGAGTTTTTTCATTTGGAAAGAGAGATCAATAATCGAGTAGACGAATTTTTAAATACTTTTTTCATTAATTATACCATCTATAAAGATTCTTTGATCAAGGAGCAAAAAGAGTTGGTTGAGAATCTGTCGGTCCCCATTATTCCTATCGATTCCGCCATCTGTATTCTGCCTTTGATTGGTGATCTCGATCTTCATCGGGTTGAAATTATTAATGAAAAAGTTCTAGATCAGATCTCACATTTACGAATTCAACATTTAATTATGGATTTATCTGGCGTGGCAACCATGAAAGGTGAAACAATTGCTGAATTAAAGAAGGTTATTGATGGAATTTCTATGATGGGCTGTGAGACGGTCATTACCGGCCTAAGGAAAGAAATTGTTAGGGAAATGACGAATGTAGGAATACAATTTAATCGACAAACGAAAACACTGGGAACCTTACAGCAAGCGCTTAATGAATACTTTGTTCATTAA